One window from the genome of Neospora caninum Liverpool complete genome, chromosome VI encodes:
- a CDS encoding GI15163, related: MWEHVLKPGEYFACEPQSASRDDASVTFMGLVLKAFPYALLWGLGTALGELPPYAASYAAARSKLADEEFAELEEEIRAGKPSMVTRMKVWMLELVQNYGALSVFLLSCWPNMLFDLCGIVCGHFMMPFWEFFIALFLGKAVVKTFMQIAFFVFLFSSKYDQLRAHFVGEVARIWPISSIVEKKYGGVAQFEQFVLKEINYLRAGIEKKGASASGWSVSTVFGGIVAAFIFLFCLACIEQFAQMRQKKQDEELNARIAEMLDEQDHSASPAADKKRGNKIHDKAS; encoded by the coding sequence ATGTGGGAGCACGTTCTGAAACCCGGCGAGTATTTCGCGTGCGAACCACAGTCGGCCTCGCGCGACGATGCAAGCGTGACATTTATGGGCCTTGTCTTGAAGGCGTTTCCGTACGCCCTGCTGTGGGGATTGGGCACTGCACTCGGGGAATTGCCCCCCTACGCCGCGTCCTACGCAGCCGCTCGCAGCAAGTTGGCCGATGAAGAGTTTGCAGAGTTGGAGGAAGAAATCCGCGCCGGCAAGCCTTCCATGGTGACCCGCATGAAAGTGTGGATGCTGGAGCTCGTGCAAAATTACGGCGCGCTGTCGGTGTTTTTGCTCTCCTGCTGGCCCAACATGCTGTTCGATCTCTGCGGCATCGTGTGTGGACACTTCATGATGCCCTTCTGGGAATTTTTCATCGCGCTGTTCTTGGGGAAAGCGGTCGTCAAGACCTTCATGCAGAtcgccttctttgtctttctgttttcctcgaAATACGACCAGCTTCGAGCGCACTTCGTAGGAGAGGTCGCCCGGATCTGGCCCATCAGCTCCATTGTGGAGAAAAAGTATGGCGGCGTCGCGCAGTTCGAACAGTTTGTCCTCAAGGAAATCAACTACCTGCGTGCAGGgatcgagaagaagggcgcAAGCGCTTCTGGCTGGTCCGTCTCCACGGTGTTTGGAGGGATCGTGGCGGCCTTcattttcctcttttgtcttGCATGCATTGAGCAATTTGCTCAGATGCgccagaagaagcaagacgaagaacTGAACGCCCGCATTGCCGAAATGCTCGACGAGCAAGACCACTCAGCCTCGCCGGCGGCTGacaaaaagcgaggaaacaaGATTCACGACAAGGCATCATAA
- a CDS encoding putative coatomer epsilon subunit, protein MEEDELSQCRALYYVGLYDLCIARCGATHVTGTLAQQEKEGMLYACRLMQSRQMQGNVNPNEIRAMSASPNPFLRSLAVYTQFLAATSSQEQLTLYHQLRALMQEQANTFSVFFAASAAAALGNFSDALQFASQLQLLEMRVLKLQILLLMNRGDLAEEEARQVAAQNDDAPLSKLATALVDTRKAAANIQRRDWNSAFEDALKAYQQAPQDSDTLVNLICCCRNMKRHQDADFYVERLSSVAPSHPMVAKMRELHAAFANAGVPQTASPRTAVPL, encoded by the exons ATGGAAGAAGATGAACTTTCTCAA TGTCGAGCTCTGTACTACGTCGGCCTCTACGACCTGTGCATCGCGCGTTGCGGCGCGACACACGTGACCGGGACGCTCGCCcagcaagaaaaagaaggaatgCTTTACGCTTGCCGCCTGATGCAGAGTCGCCAGATGCAAGGGAACGTGAACCCCAATGAGATCCGAGCGATGAGCGCGAGTCCAAATCCGTTCCTGCGCAGTCTCGCAGTGTACACGCAGTTCCTTGCTGCG ACGTCTTCGCAAGAGCAGCTGACCCTGTACCACCAACTCCGCGCCCTGATGCAGGAGCAAGCGAACAcgttctccgttttcttcgccgcctcggctgcggcggcgctgggCAATTTCTCCGACGCTCTTCAGTTCGCTTCTCAACTCCAACTCCTTGAAAT gCGAGTCCTCAAGCTCCAGATTCTGCTCCTCATGAACCGAGGGGACTtggcagaagaagaggcgcgccagGTG GCTGCACAAAATGACGACGCGCCTCTCAGCAAGTTGGCAACGGCTCTCGTCGACACAC GGAAAGCAGCTGCAAACATTCAACGAAGGGACTGGAACTCTGCCTTCGAAGATGCCCTCAAGGCTTATCAGCAG GCTCCGCAAGACTCGGACACGTTGGTAAACTTGATTTGCTGCTGTCGAAACATGAAGAGGCACCAGGACGCGGATTTCTACGTCGA ACGCCTGAGctccgtcgcgccttcccacCCGATGGTTGCGAAAATGCgtgaactgcatgcggcgttTGCCAACGCCGGGGTTCCTCAGACCGCGAGTCCTCGAACCGCAGTTCCTCTCTGA